A window of the Gasterosteus aculeatus chromosome 21, fGasAcu3.hap1.1, whole genome shotgun sequence genome harbors these coding sequences:
- the LOC144390326 gene encoding neoverrucotoxin subunit alpha-like has product LITAAVLCLVLSSDSCELTIDTNTVNKQLKLSDNNRKVTYVEEDQSYPDHPDRSDYRHQLLCRTGLTGRCYWEVEWRGYVYVSVSYRGIRRKGDSGDCWFGYNDQSWSLMCSDKGYFVRHNNTVRFITSSSSSSSSSSSSSSSSSRLAVYVDCPAGSLSFYRVSSDTLIHLHTFSTTFTEPLYPGFGFWSGSGSSLSLCPLQEGESPPGGEPSSLLTT; this is encoded by the coding sequence ttaataactgcagctgtattgtgtcttgttctctcatcagattcctgtgaactcacaatcgacacaaacacagtaaacaaacaactcaaactgtctgacaacaacaggaaggtgacatatgtggaggaggatcagtcatatcctgatcatccagacagatctGACTACCggcatcagctgctgtgtagaactggtctgactggtcgctgttactgggaggtcgagtggagaggatacgtttatgtatcagtgagttacagaggaatcaggaggaaaggagacagtggagactgttggtttggatacaatgatcagtcctggagtctgatgtgCTCTGATAAAGGTTACTTTGTCCGTCACAATAACACAGTAAgattcatcacctcctcctcctcctcctcctcctcctcctcctcctcctcctcctcctccagtagactagcagtgtatgtggactgtcctgctggctctctgtccttctacagagtctcctctgacacactgatccacctccacaccttcagcaccacattcactgaacctctttatcctgggtttgggttctggtctggttctggttcctcattgtctctgtgtcctcttcaggagggagagtctcctcctggtggagaaccttcctctctgctcaccacatag